The Kitasatospora sp. NBC_00374 genome has a segment encoding these proteins:
- a CDS encoding YegP family protein, which produces MAGKFEIYQDAAGNHRFRLKASNGAVVVTSDPEESLEQCMKSIESIRKLAPYAQVQEVPEAQAMA; this is translated from the coding sequence ATGGCAGGGAAGTTCGAGATCTACCAGGACGCCGCGGGAAACCACCGGTTCCGGCTCAAGGCGAGCAACGGGGCCGTCGTGGTGACCAGTGACCCCGAGGAGTCGCTCGAGCAGTGCATGAAGAGCATCGAGTCGATCCGGAAGCTGGCGCCGTACGCGCAGGTCCAGGAGGTCCCGGAGGCTCAGGCGATGGCCTGA
- a CDS encoding NUDIX domain-containing protein — protein sequence MLFTTARHGGAMTGYPEAGGEGRELLAAAGVLFTDRQGRVLMVRVSYAAEHPVEVPGGGWEEQDESPRHTAVREIEEELGITPRLGALACLDWSLDHDRPPIAAFLYWAEPLTDAELDALRLEEAELGWYGYLTPEQAASALPPLLSLRVTACLRAPRSAGPLELAAGRPLGHTAARYAAPPPAPYTGAAGLPPLREERPASPPPMDHETFIATRPRIRAKARMLFTDPEGRILLVRLQPRPDERPYWVLPGGGVEADRELPREAARREIREELGWEREPGRLLALDWESPDPRRPGDRPRLVHVFDGGTVTVAQLATARLPEGEVVEARLFTADEARAVLSATSWARTRAALAVRDGDGGPAELVRGVPV from the coding sequence ATGCTGTTCACGACGGCGAGGCACGGGGGCGCGATGACGGGGTATCCGGAGGCCGGCGGCGAGGGCCGCGAACTGCTCGCGGCGGCCGGGGTGCTGTTCACCGACCGGCAGGGGCGGGTGCTGATGGTACGGGTCTCGTACGCGGCCGAGCACCCCGTCGAGGTGCCGGGCGGCGGCTGGGAGGAGCAGGACGAGTCGCCGCGGCACACCGCCGTACGCGAGATCGAGGAGGAGCTGGGCATCACCCCGCGGCTCGGTGCGCTGGCCTGCCTGGACTGGTCGCTCGACCACGACCGGCCGCCGATCGCCGCCTTCCTCTACTGGGCGGAGCCACTGACCGACGCCGAGCTCGACGCCCTCCGGCTGGAGGAGGCGGAACTCGGCTGGTACGGCTACCTGACACCCGAGCAGGCCGCCTCCGCGCTGCCGCCGCTGCTGTCGCTGCGGGTCACGGCCTGCCTGCGGGCACCGCGTTCGGCCGGGCCGCTGGAGCTGGCGGCCGGCCGGCCGCTCGGGCACACCGCGGCCCGGTACGCCGCCCCGCCCCCGGCGCCGTACACCGGGGCGGCCGGGCTGCCGCCGCTGCGCGAGGAGCGGCCGGCGTCGCCCCCGCCGATGGACCACGAGACGTTCATCGCCACCCGGCCGAGGATCCGGGCGAAGGCACGGATGCTGTTCACCGACCCGGAGGGCCGGATCCTGCTGGTCCGGCTGCAGCCCAGACCCGACGAGCGGCCGTACTGGGTGCTGCCCGGCGGCGGGGTCGAGGCCGACCGGGAGCTGCCGCGGGAGGCGGCCCGCCGGGAGATCCGCGAGGAACTCGGCTGGGAGCGCGAGCCCGGGCGGCTGCTGGCGCTCGACTGGGAGTCCCCCGACCCTCGGCGGCCGGGCGACCGGCCCCGGCTGGTCCACGTCTTCGACGGGGGCACGGTGACGGTCGCGCAGCTCGCCACCGCCCGGCTGCCGGAGGGCGAGGTGGTGGAGGCCCGCCTGTTCACGGCGGACGAGGCCCGCGCGGTGCTCTCCGCGACCTCCTGGGCCAGGACCCGCGCCGCGCTCGCGGTGCGGGACGGTGACGGCGGGCCCGCCGAGCTGGTCCGGGGCGTCCCGGTCTGA
- a CDS encoding NADP-dependent succinic semialdehyde dehydrogenase, protein MPIATVNPATGETLETFPPLEHAELEARLARAEAAFEEYRTTGFAERAALLHRAADVLDEERESIARTMTTEMGKPIGAARAEAAKCAKAMRWYADRAQGLLADEHPEQADVEDSGASAVYVRYRPLGVVLAVMPWNFPLWQVVRFAAPALMAGNVGLLKHASNVPRTALFLEELFARAGFPAGCFQTLLIESAAVEGVVRDRRVAAVTLTGSEGAGRAVAATAGDEVKKTVLELGGSDPFVVLPSADLPSAVKWAVTARVQNNGQSCIAAKRFIAHAEVYPAFAAAFTDRMRQLRVGDPQQEETEVGPLATRQGRTDLEELVQDAVDRGAVVECGGQRPEGLDGGWYYRPTVLSGVTPEMRIHHEEAFGPVATLYRAEDLDEALVLANDSPFGLSSNVWTTDAAEQQRCVRDLRAGGVFFNGMTASHPAFPFGGVKRSGYGRELSAHGIREFCNLTTVWLGR, encoded by the coding sequence ATGCCCATCGCCACCGTCAACCCGGCCACCGGGGAGACCCTGGAGACCTTCCCGCCGCTGGAGCACGCGGAGCTGGAGGCGCGGCTGGCCCGCGCCGAGGCCGCCTTCGAGGAGTACCGGACCACCGGCTTCGCCGAGCGCGCCGCGCTGCTGCACCGCGCCGCCGACGTGCTGGACGAGGAGCGGGAGTCCATCGCGCGGACGATGACCACCGAGATGGGCAAGCCGATCGGGGCGGCCCGCGCCGAGGCGGCCAAGTGCGCCAAGGCGATGCGCTGGTACGCGGACCGGGCGCAGGGTCTGCTGGCCGACGAGCATCCGGAGCAGGCGGACGTCGAGGACTCGGGCGCCTCGGCCGTGTACGTCCGCTACCGGCCGCTCGGGGTGGTGCTGGCGGTGATGCCGTGGAACTTCCCGCTCTGGCAGGTGGTCAGGTTCGCCGCACCGGCCCTGATGGCGGGCAACGTCGGGCTGCTCAAGCACGCCTCGAACGTGCCGCGGACCGCGCTGTTCCTGGAGGAGCTGTTCGCCCGGGCGGGCTTCCCGGCCGGCTGTTTCCAGACCCTGCTGATCGAGTCGGCCGCGGTGGAGGGCGTGGTCCGGGACCGGCGGGTGGCCGCGGTGACACTGACCGGCAGCGAGGGCGCCGGGCGGGCGGTGGCGGCGACGGCCGGGGACGAGGTGAAGAAGACCGTGCTGGAGCTGGGCGGCAGCGACCCGTTCGTGGTGCTGCCCTCGGCCGACCTGCCGTCGGCCGTGAAGTGGGCGGTGACCGCCCGGGTGCAGAACAACGGACAGTCGTGCATCGCGGCCAAGCGCTTCATCGCGCACGCGGAGGTGTACCCCGCGTTCGCGGCCGCGTTCACCGACCGGATGCGGCAGCTGCGGGTGGGCGACCCGCAGCAGGAGGAGACCGAGGTCGGCCCGCTGGCGACCCGTCAGGGCCGGACGGACCTGGAGGAGCTGGTGCAGGACGCGGTCGACCGGGGCGCGGTGGTGGAGTGCGGCGGGCAGCGGCCCGAAGGCCTGGACGGCGGCTGGTACTACCGGCCGACCGTGCTGAGCGGGGTGACGCCCGAGATGCGGATCCACCACGAGGAGGCGTTCGGACCGGTCGCCACGCTGTACCGGGCGGAGGACCTGGACGAGGCGCTGGTGCTGGCCAACGACTCGCCGTTCGGGCTGAGCTCCAACGTCTGGACCACCGACGCGGCCGAGCAGCAGCGCTGCGTCCGGGACCTGCGGGCGGGCGGGGTGTTCTTCAACGGCATGACCGCCTCCCACCCCGCCTTCCCGTTCGGCGGGGTCAAGCGCTCCGGGTACGGGCGGGAACTGTCCGCGCACGGGATCCGGGAGTTCTGCAACCTGACCACCGTCTGGCTGGGGCGCTGA
- the ligD gene encoding non-homologous end-joining DNA ligase, with protein MEIHPMLATASDRRAFDGGWLLERKLDGIRALARRDASGVRLYSRTGKPLGERYPELVAALAAQPVPEFTVDGEIVALAGGATSFARLQQRMQLRDPRAAGVEVTYFLFDLLHLLGHDTTGLPLTDRKELLRESVVYGERLRYTEHRRADGPVPLAEACAQGWEGLIAKRADSRYRPRRSPDWLKLKCEAGQELVVGGFTDPAGSRVGFGALLLGYHEGGLLRYAGKVGTGFDTRTLLALRAALDALARPDTPFGEPVPERRPHWVTPRLVVQVGFTEWTRDGRLRQPRFLGLRTDRPADEVVRE; from the coding sequence GTGGAGATCCACCCCATGCTGGCCACGGCGAGCGACCGGCGCGCGTTCGACGGCGGCTGGCTGCTGGAACGCAAGCTCGACGGCATCCGGGCGCTCGCCCGGCGGGACGCCTCCGGGGTACGGCTGTACTCCCGTACCGGCAAACCGCTGGGCGAGCGCTACCCGGAGCTGGTGGCGGCGCTCGCCGCGCAGCCCGTCCCGGAGTTCACCGTGGACGGCGAGATCGTCGCGCTGGCCGGCGGTGCCACCAGCTTCGCCCGGCTGCAGCAGCGGATGCAGCTGCGCGACCCGCGGGCGGCCGGCGTCGAGGTGACGTACTTCCTCTTCGACCTGCTGCACCTGCTCGGCCACGACACCACCGGCCTGCCGCTGACCGACCGCAAGGAACTGCTGCGCGAGTCGGTGGTCTACGGCGAGCGGCTGCGCTACACCGAACACCGCCGGGCGGACGGCCCGGTCCCGCTCGCCGAGGCCTGTGCCCAGGGCTGGGAGGGCCTGATCGCCAAGCGGGCCGACAGCCGCTACCGGCCGCGGCGCTCCCCCGACTGGCTGAAGCTCAAGTGCGAGGCCGGGCAGGAGCTGGTGGTCGGCGGCTTCACCGACCCGGCGGGCAGCCGGGTCGGCTTCGGCGCGCTGCTGCTCGGCTACCACGAGGGCGGCCTGCTGCGGTACGCCGGGAAGGTCGGCACCGGCTTCGACACCCGCACCCTGCTGGCCCTGCGGGCCGCGCTGGACGCACTGGCCCGCCCCGACACGCCGTTCGGCGAGCCCGTCCCCGAGCGCCGGCCGCACTGGGTGACGCCCCGCCTGGTGGTGCAGGTCGGCTTCACCGAGTGGACCAGGGACGGACGGCTGCGCCAGCCCCGCTTCCTCGGGCTGCGCACGGACCGGCCAGCCGACGAGGTGGTGCGGGAGTGA
- a CDS encoding WXG100 family type VII secretion target has translation MGDYFRVEVDDLDRLLQQLKQSQEDLRSALNSMRDTGPKTTGSKTLDHACDEFHDSWDDAIKKIADGTAQLEEGLKATRKGYAETEDAIRDAFKGASA, from the coding sequence ATGGGGGACTACTTCCGGGTGGAGGTGGACGATCTGGATCGGCTCCTGCAGCAGCTGAAGCAGAGTCAGGAGGATCTGCGCTCCGCCCTGAACTCGATGCGGGACACCGGACCGAAGACCACCGGCAGCAAGACGCTCGACCACGCGTGCGACGAGTTCCACGACAGCTGGGACGACGCGATCAAGAAGATCGCCGACGGCACCGCGCAGCTGGAGGAGGGGCTCAAGGCGACCCGCAAGGGCTACGCGGAGACCGAGGACGCCATCCGCGACGCCTTCAAGGGGGCGTCGGCATGA
- a CDS encoding putative T7SS-secreted protein yields the protein MSEDSEFPALGFNPAPGRVDSVNTLVSRLNSTAGSLESAHRTLVSVGHAGGSWQGEAASAFAGKVGELPKIMQDSLDAVKSAAGQLDGWGRQLSGYQDTAKRYEAAAQEAKQRMEAAEARKSDATSRYNQAADNPAFSLAGQFFTDDRSLADAQTKINAAKQQLDSANDQLETASRELSQIEDELQDIVKQAKELLEHHQDDAEKAAKALRKANQNAPHTSIWSKIGDGFKKIGNSIKEWATKHADTLKKIGDIAGAASAVLGIAALATMWCPPLSAALGAGAAGASVIAAGAHGLAKLGGANVSWTTIALDGVGALPFVGTAAKGIKGVSMGVKAIATEGKIAAAVPKLAEAGSAISKAAEGGTLMHKFGIGPLLTKTPLRNLPGIAESLTDAGKLSAQSWWSRGIQIGIKGAGLGINAPKLFHEFAPGAA from the coding sequence ATGAGTGAGGACTCGGAGTTCCCCGCGCTGGGCTTCAACCCGGCCCCCGGCCGGGTCGACAGCGTGAACACGCTGGTCTCCCGGCTGAACTCGACCGCCGGCTCGCTGGAGAGCGCGCACCGCACGCTGGTGTCGGTCGGGCATGCGGGCGGCAGCTGGCAGGGCGAGGCCGCCTCGGCCTTCGCGGGCAAGGTCGGCGAGCTGCCCAAGATCATGCAGGACAGCCTGGACGCGGTGAAGTCGGCGGCCGGCCAGCTGGACGGCTGGGGCCGCCAGCTCTCCGGCTACCAGGACACCGCGAAGCGCTACGAGGCCGCCGCCCAGGAGGCCAAGCAGCGGATGGAGGCCGCCGAGGCGCGCAAGTCCGACGCGACCTCCCGGTACAACCAGGCCGCGGACAACCCGGCCTTCTCGCTGGCCGGGCAGTTCTTCACGGACGACCGCTCGCTCGCCGACGCCCAGACGAAGATCAACGCGGCCAAGCAGCAACTGGACAGCGCCAACGACCAGTTGGAGACGGCCTCGCGCGAGCTCTCGCAGATCGAGGACGAGCTGCAGGACATCGTCAAGCAGGCGAAGGAACTGCTGGAGCACCACCAGGACGACGCCGAGAAGGCCGCCAAGGCGCTGCGCAAGGCCAACCAGAACGCGCCGCACACCAGCATCTGGAGCAAGATCGGCGACGGCTTCAAGAAGATCGGCAACTCCATCAAGGAGTGGGCCACCAAGCACGCCGACACCCTGAAGAAGATCGGTGACATCGCCGGCGCCGCCTCCGCCGTGCTCGGCATCGCCGCCCTCGCGACCATGTGGTGCCCGCCGCTGTCCGCCGCCCTCGGCGCCGGTGCGGCCGGCGCCTCGGTGATCGCCGCCGGCGCCCACGGACTCGCCAAGCTCGGTGGCGCCAACGTCAGTTGGACCACCATCGCGCTGGACGGCGTGGGCGCGCTGCCGTTCGTCGGCACCGCCGCCAAGGGCATCAAGGGCGTCAGCATGGGGGTGAAGGCGATCGCCACCGAAGGGAAGATCGCCGCCGCCGTCCCCAAGCTCGCCGAGGCGGGCAGCGCCATCTCCAAGGCCGCCGAGGGCGGCACCCTGATGCACAAGTTCGGCATCGGCCCGCTGCTCACCAAGACCCCGCTGCGCAACCTGCCCGGCATCGCCGAGAGCCTGACCGACGCCGGCAAGCTCAGCGCCCAGTCCTGGTGGTCGCGCGGCATCCAGATCGGTATCAAGGGCGCCGGCCTCGGTATCAACGCGCCCAAGCTCTTCCACGAGTTCGCCCCCGGAGCCGCCTGA
- a CDS encoding DUF488 domain-containing protein gives MSARAVRGSPVTVHLRRIYREPSADEGRRVLVDRLWPRGLRKDAAGFDEWLREVAPSDELRRWYGHEPARYEEFRTRYLAELAEPVRAEALERLRVLAAAGPLTLLTATREVELSHLTVLVGLLGPDSASGAR, from the coding sequence ATGTCGGCACGCGCCGTCCGAGGGAGTCCCGTGACCGTCCACCTCCGCAGGATCTACCGGGAGCCGTCCGCCGACGAGGGCCGCCGGGTGCTGGTCGACCGGCTCTGGCCGCGCGGGCTGCGCAAGGACGCGGCCGGGTTCGACGAGTGGCTGCGCGAGGTCGCGCCGAGCGACGAGCTGCGCCGCTGGTACGGCCACGAGCCGGCCAGGTACGAGGAGTTCCGCACCCGCTACCTGGCCGAACTGGCCGAGCCGGTGAGGGCCGAGGCGCTGGAGCGGCTGCGGGTCCTGGCCGCCGCCGGCCCGCTCACCCTGCTGACGGCCACCCGGGAGGTCGAGCTGAGCCACCTGACGGTCCTCGTCGGCCTGCTCGGGCCGGATTCCGCCTCTGGTGCGCGGTGA